The Bacteroidota bacterium DNA segment GATTTTTATTCAGGAAATACTCAAAATCCGGAAGTCGTCAGAATTCAAAACGAAAGGGATTGTTTTACCGAAATTATAAATAAAAAATACGCATATTCTGATTTAAAACCAAGAGGTCATTATACTTCAACGCCTGAAATGGAAAAATACTTCAAGGCATTTCGCTATTTTACTACTATTTACGAATTGAAACACGAGGCTTTAAAAGAATTAAACATAATGCCTAAAGAAATCATCAGGTATGCAGAAAAATGGATCGAAAGCTATTATGGATTTATTTCTCCTTCAAGGTCACCTTTGGTTTGGAACAATCTAAAAAGAGATATCCCTGATTATTGCCAATATCCAGGCATGGATTTAACTATTTTTCCATTGTCATGGGGATTTGATAATGAAATTTTTTATTCGACCGTATATCATAGAAATTTTCCATCAGAACTTCAGGTAACTGGCCCCAATGGTCCAAGACTACTTCCATCTGGTTTGGATTTGGCTGCTGCATTCGGTAATAGTTTTGCTGAGAATTTGTTAGATTCGGATTACAAAAATTACCCACCATTGCGGAAAGTAATCCAAAATTTAAAGGGAAATTTTAAAGAAAATGCCAGTGAATCTGATTTAAAGGATAACCTGTATAATCAATGGATTAACGCAATCGCGGTTCAATGGGCAGATACAGTTAATTCAACAAATGGAGCTATAGATAGAGAAATATGGCAAACCAAGCGTTTACAAACAGGATTGGCAACCTGGGCTACGCTCAGGCATGCAACTATCCTGGTAAATGAAAGAAGTGCAGCAGAGTGTGGTGAAGGTGGTTTTGAAGAAATTTTAATGAGAGCACCACGAGGTTATGTGGAACCAGATCCTTTTACGTTTGCAACGATAGCAGGTTTATTTGAGAGTGCAATTAATCATGTCCCAAAAAGTACCGCTGATAAGTCTGATATACAAGAATCAGATGGTCCTGAAAATCGTTCTTTGTATGATGGTATAATTGGGAGATTGAAAGAAGCTGCTCAAGAAGCACGTACTTTTCAATTAATGGCTGAAAAGGAAAGAAAGGGTGAGGCACTTACTAACGAGGAAAATGAAAAAATTCTTTATGTAGCCAGCGCAGGTGAACATTTGTTTTTGGTGTTCAATAGTCTTTCGAACAAAGATTACGCTCTTTCGAACCCGGATCCTATTGCAAAAATTGCCGATGTTGCGGATGATGGTATTATTACTCATTACCTGATGGCTGCTGTCGGAAATGCAACGGAATGGAACTATATTGTACCTTTTTACGGAAGGCATCAAATTGTTAAAGGTTCAATTTACTCTTATTATGAATTCCCTTCAAATCAAATTCTAAGTGATAGTGAATGGCGGGAGAAAGTAAATTCACAAGAAATATTATCATGGATCAAACCATATATAACTTATCAAAGTGCCTCTGGAAGACCACAAACCTGCTATTAATTTCCCTTTTTGTCATTATTGCTCAAGGTTGTAAGAAGGATTATCCGGAAATACATATTTTATTTGTAGGTGACATTTTACTTTCACGCAATGTAAGAGCAGAATTTAAAATCCGAAATACTTCTCCATGGGAAGATTTGAAACCTCTTTTTCAATCGGCTGACCTTGTCATAGGCAATTTAGAGGGCGCCGTTGGTAAATATGAGGACCAATTACCATCTAATTCAGGTTCACCAGTCTTTAATGTAGAAAATGCTCATATTTCCTTACTCAGTGAAGCTGGTTTTAAGATTATCACACTTGAGAACAATCATAGTTGTGATTTAGGCGAAGGAGGCAAAGAAAAAACTATTGAGGCACTTCGGAATTGTAACATTTCTCCCGTTTTTTTTGATAATTCCCCGCAGTTTTTCACGATTAAAGATGTTGTTATTGCTTTGTTGACTCTTAATATAGTACTTGGTCGTGACTTTAATAGAAATGAAATTTCTTCAATCGAAATAAAACAGAAATTGAGGCTGGCAAGCTGTTTGGCTAATATCGTAATTGTATCGATCCATTGGGGCAGTGAATTGCTTGAGTGGCCGAATAGAGAGCAAAGAGAAACCGCCGAATGGTTAGTAAATAATGGTGCTGATGTAATTATAGGGAGCCATCCGCATGTTATCCAAAAACCTGAAATGATTGAAGACAAACCTGTGTTTTTCTCCCTTGGAAACCATTTGTTTGACCAAAAATATCCAGGAACGAAGGAGGGGTTAATCGCTGATATTAGTATTCGCAATGGGAAATATCAATGTAATGGAATCATCACTCATACAAAAGCAAATTCTTTCTACCCTGAAATTACAGAAAATAGGAACTTCAATTTAAAACCTCTATCATTGAGAAGTAGTATGATACATATAAATGGTTTTACCCTCAAGCCATTATCAATATCAGATAGTTGTCAAGATAAAATTATTTTGGAGGCCTTTCAAAATG contains these protein-coding regions:
- a CDS encoding DUF3160 domain-containing protein; its protein translation is MIALKMNNFRLNPFLQALISISLILYSCSNQSKSKQQNTNNFENKCSDTSGIMDGVFDIPEIAVLTSPNTAQSFTFQNSEKVIDFEVSPTGFYVAAIVEDTDGNDFIKFWQIGKNEICDSCQLPDGFKANSIAWHPKAMAFFIMGKRKANYQIFRIQRNNKGWIINSIFSSPKELRRLILCPQPFIIGYDNKSRQDYYSYRIFFGMDNGDKSYRIVSVTENGSRFYQVIGPAGTFTNFEDAGAEPSRMEADWALPIAFHPAGHQLIWENKSNNFFVARYDSQYWGDFKPLNIAVSNIGTITPTPNGLGVLHWQKDKSGIGVYLLSTKKEEIQIPEYLFISTPSSVPDGKGVVGLTMSDGQYTLNYVPIDLPLADVINAWMFAETTEEINLFEKHFGLFRPNLEDQLYKLYESENYYCNSYDRNSPTRPYLVTTDIFWELFGAAYQGLFIVKERDEAIPNFWKFVNEADAYIKNTNKNLTWAPVFTALKDFYSGNTQNPEVVRIQNERDCFTEIINKKYAYSDLKPRGHYTSTPEMEKYFKAFRYFTTIYELKHEALKELNIMPKEIIRYAEKWIESYYGFISPSRSPLVWNNLKRDIPDYCQYPGMDLTIFPLSWGFDNEIFYSTVYHRNFPSELQVTGPNGPRLLPSGLDLAAAFGNSFAENLLDSDYKNYPPLRKVIQNLKGNFKENASESDLKDNLYNQWINAIAVQWADTVNSTNGAIDREIWQTKRLQTGLATWATLRHATILVNERSAAECGEGGFEEILMRAPRGYVEPDPFTFATIAGLFESAINHVPKSTADKSDIQESDGPENRSLYDGIIGRLKEAAQEARTFQLMAEKERKGEALTNEENEKILYVASAGEHLFLVFNSLSNKDYALSNPDPIAKIADVADDGIITHYLMAAVGNATEWNYIVPFYGRHQIVKGSIYSYYEFPSNQILSDSEWREKVNSQEILSWIKPYITYQSASGRPQTCY
- a CDS encoding CapA family protein translates to MDQTIYNLSKCLWKTTNLLLISLFVIIAQGCKKDYPEIHILFVGDILLSRNVRAEFKIRNTSPWEDLKPLFQSADLVIGNLEGAVGKYEDQLPSNSGSPVFNVENAHISLLSEAGFKIITLENNHSCDLGEGGKEKTIEALRNCNISPVFFDNSPQFFTIKDVVIALLTLNIVLGRDFNRNEISSIEIKQKLRLASCLANIVIVSIHWGSELLEWPNREQRETAEWLVNNGADVIIGSHPHVIQKPEMIEDKPVFFSLGNHLFDQKYPGTKEGLIADISIRNGKYQCNGIITHTKANSFYPEITENRNFNLKPLSLRSSMIHINGFTLKPLSISDSCQDKIILEAFQNGGKTWRTHPVSVISITSSKLDGVNEYLFTLERHYSSLDGEISLRPYVYSADNKGLIAKWRGSALAWPLLDAVISPLDNKVLCALHRGDSFVNPDSTATQTHIAAYIWNGFGFTGINDSLICESCKKLFGK